The Pseudomonas moraviensis genome contains the following window.
TTTTCCGAAACGATCGATGGGTCGAACGGCATGTGGCCGCTGTCGCCGAGGATCAATTGCAAGGTGTGCTTGCCGGGGGCCAGTTTGATCGTGGCTTCGGTCTGCGCCTTGCCGAAATGCATGTGGTGCGCGTCGGTCGGGATCGGCGCGCCTTCGGCCGGCAGGTCGTCGACGTCGATCAGCAGATGATGGTGGCCGGTGTTCTTGGTGGTATCACCCGCCGGGGCCAGCGCGATGTTCTTGACGCCGAACTTGACTTTGAATTCCTG
Protein-coding sequences here:
- a CDS encoding DUF4399 domain-containing protein, yielding MKSFMSRAALAGVLMGVSVLASAATPAPKDAEVFIVSPEDGATVSQEFKVKFGVKNIALAPAGDTTKNTGHHHLLIDVDDLPAEGAPIPTDAHHMHFGKAQTEATIKLAPGKHTLQLILGDSGHMPFDPSIVSEKITVNVK